One Natronolimnobius sp. AArcel1 genomic region harbors:
- a CDS encoding ABC transporter substrate-binding protein codes for MSRQNGSDILSKDRRNGKGTPYAVSRRQVLSAAGGTGAMLVAGCAGGGDDENGGAADERPSFDPDEDERVDTALIQPTTDNPTNWQYNIYNPSQEFGHEMNNDQFVWYHMERDEFTWRLIDIAEYEDDHALVDLADDRYWHSDGENVDAEDLRTKLILEDIMSGDLGAVFEDVSISGDHQVEMDLAGTINPEVFDTSWTNMWLDTRADQYDQFVERWEDGESIDDIRPDLENYELDEIEGHGPFEAVNVTDNLFEMELVEDHPDADQINFTRWEIHRVGSDTGEVLMGNEVDTIRNFTAEDAVLDNRPDDLTVGHLPAMWGMALPFNLDHEHVGNVRVRQALAEFIDREGVASSYGPYGEAVEAPSGLVGNIDGENNPSDAWTDWITDEGADALHRYDDVERGRDLLREEGYSRDDEQWYTPDDEEFELTITMPADTTDWHPVYQTVEGQLRQEGINADVEAVDDTVYWSDYYLDGDYDLASTGWTLQNSYPYFTFRMYYIIDAQYLNLDTDDVVAPPIGEPDGDLESVDVVGLLEELQTTQDEAESVELIEEIAWVTNQYLPMLPLTEINDTVWFWEDEWWVPDPVEESETYQSKWPLWQFPRTGNLRAR; via the coding sequence ATGTCACGCCAAAACGGTAGTGATATCTTATCAAAAGATAGACGTAACGGAAAGGGAACGCCATACGCCGTCTCGAGACGGCAAGTGCTGTCGGCGGCCGGCGGTACGGGCGCGATGCTCGTCGCTGGGTGTGCTGGGGGCGGTGACGATGAGAACGGTGGCGCCGCCGACGAGCGGCCGTCGTTCGACCCGGACGAAGACGAGCGCGTCGACACCGCGTTGATCCAACCGACGACGGATAATCCGACGAATTGGCAGTACAACATCTACAATCCGTCACAGGAGTTCGGTCACGAGATGAACAACGACCAGTTCGTCTGGTACCACATGGAGCGCGACGAGTTCACGTGGCGTCTCATCGATATCGCCGAGTACGAAGACGACCATGCGCTCGTCGACCTCGCTGACGACCGCTACTGGCACTCGGATGGCGAGAACGTTGACGCCGAGGATCTTCGAACAAAACTGATTCTCGAGGACATCATGAGCGGCGACCTCGGTGCCGTCTTCGAGGACGTTTCGATTTCGGGCGATCACCAGGTCGAGATGGATCTCGCGGGGACGATCAATCCGGAGGTGTTCGATACGAGCTGGACCAACATGTGGTTGGACACCAGAGCCGACCAGTACGACCAGTTCGTCGAACGCTGGGAAGACGGCGAATCGATCGACGATATCCGTCCCGACCTCGAGAACTACGAACTCGACGAGATCGAGGGTCACGGCCCGTTCGAAGCGGTCAACGTCACGGACAACCTCTTCGAGATGGAACTCGTCGAGGACCACCCCGACGCAGACCAGATCAACTTCACCCGCTGGGAAATCCACCGCGTCGGCTCCGATACTGGTGAGGTGTTGATGGGCAACGAAGTCGATACGATCCGTAACTTCACCGCTGAGGATGCCGTCCTCGACAACCGGCCGGACGACCTCACCGTTGGTCACCTTCCGGCGATGTGGGGGATGGCGCTGCCGTTCAACCTCGACCACGAACACGTCGGCAACGTTCGCGTCCGCCAGGCGCTGGCGGAGTTCATTGACCGCGAGGGTGTTGCCTCCAGTTACGGGCCATACGGAGAAGCCGTTGAGGCTCCGAGCGGTCTCGTCGGGAACATCGACGGCGAGAATAACCCGAGTGACGCCTGGACGGACTGGATCACGGATGAGGGTGCCGATGCCCTCCACCGGTACGATGACGTCGAGCGCGGCCGGGACCTGCTTCGCGAGGAAGGCTACTCGAGAGACGACGAACAGTGGTACACGCCAGATGACGAGGAGTTCGAACTGACGATTACGATGCCAGCGGATACGACCGACTGGCACCCAGTGTACCAGACCGTCGAGGGACAGCTCAGACAGGAAGGGATCAACGCCGACGTGGAGGCGGTCGACGACACCGTCTACTGGTCGGATTACTACCTCGATGGCGACTACGACCTCGCATCGACGGGGTGGACGCTACAGAACTCCTACCCGTACTTCACGTTCCGGATGTACTACATCATCGACGCCCAGTACCTCAATCTCGACACTGACGACGTGGTTGCACCACCGATAGGCGAGCCCGACGGCGACCTCGAGTCGGTTGACGTTGTTGGGTTGCTCGAGGAGTTACAGACGACACAGGACGAAGCCGAGTCCGTCGAGTTGATCGAGGAAATTGCGTGGGTGACGAATCAGTACCTGCCGATGTTGCCCCTGACCGAAATCAACGACACGGTCTGGTTCTGGGAGGACGAGTGGTGGGTTCCGGACCCGGTTGAAGAGTCAGAAACGTACCAGTCGAAGTGGCCACTGTGGCAGTTCCCACGAACGGGCAACCTGCGGGCACGATAA